The stretch of DNA ATGCTGTTTCTGATTTTTTCAAACACTTGCTTTCCAGGAAGCTGTCCACCGGATTCCTTAAGAATATTAAATGCTGCAAAAATAGTTTTAGCCGCTGAACGTTTTGATGGTGCTAGTTTTTCTAATTCTTTATCCATGTTCTGGTTAGATGCTGATTGGTAATTAAGATGATTTGAGTTCTACTTAAAAAATTACAGCTAACTTTAATTGATTGATATTATTAAGCAAACCCATTCTGCCAAAATTAACACGTTTTTACAGATTCAACAGAAATCATTTTGTTTTTACACATTTTCCCCCACTCCACTCAAAATCTCCACCACCCTTTCCTGCTCTTCAAAATTCAACGAAGCAAAACCAAAACGTGGTGCATTATAATTAAAATTCTTGCGTGTTTCTGGTATCATTAAGGGTCTGTTCTTTTCTAGTGGCTTTTTCACCCCCTTATTCTAGGTTGCGATTATTAAACATTGCCTATACAGCATTGTAGTGGTTTATTAGCTTTTTTTATACAAAAACCCCCGTAATCAATAACTACGGGGGTTCTATTCATTTTTGTTGTATCGGCTATTTGTATGAAATGTCCATTAATATCAATAAACGAGAATTCTTTCCGGTTATCGGTAATTGAACTAGCTATTATAAATTCCGAAACGGAACTCTAATCCCCATGCTCTGCATTAACCATCTTGATCTCATTGTCTGCAATATCTATCAATCTCTCTTTGTAAAGTGCGCCGATGGTTTTTTTAAACACCTTTTTGCTCACTTTTAATTGATCCATAATTTCATCGGGGGTGCTTTTGTCGCCCAAGGATAAAACGCCTTTGTTTTTTTTGAGTTCGGCCAACAACGTGTCTTTAAAGTCTAAAATTTGTTTGTAGCCAATTGCTTGTAAACTCAAATCAATTTTATCGTCGTCTCTAATTTGCTTAATAAAGCCTTTTCTTACATCGCCAGGTTGTAACGATTCAAAAACTTCATTGTAGTAAATAAGGCCCATATACTTTTTGTTGATAATTGCATTGTAACCCAAATCGCTTCTATCAGCAATTATTAATTCAACTTCGTCACCTTGTTTAACATCATAGTCAGAAATTTCAATAAAGTTTACCAATTTGGTTGATCCTATAATTCTACCATTTACTCTATCTAAAGAAATGTAAACCAAATATTGCTCGCCAATTTCCATAGGTGTTTTTTGCTCACGCAATGGAACAAACAAATCTTTTGAAATTCCCCAATCGAGGTATGAACCTCTGTCATTTTCACTTACAACAGTTAAGGTTGCAAACTCGTCAACACAAGCAAAAGGCTTTTGTGTGGTTGCCCGGGGTTTATCTTCATTATCCAGAAATACAAAAAGATTCAGAACATCATTTTCTTGTATTCCAGCAGGTACATCTATATAAGGTAACAAAGCTTCATCTTTTCCGTCACTGAAATAAAGTCCGTTGCCGGATTTTTTTATAAACTTAAGCTCATTATATTTTCCTATTTCCATCTTATTAAAGGTTATTGAGCCAATAGGTTTTGGCCCATTTTACAAAGATAGTACTAAGTGTATAGCATTTTGCTTTACATGCATCATAAGGGAGTAGATTTGACACTCAAGAAGAAATATCTGTAAGGGCTTCATTATTGGAGGGCTCACCTTCAGAGAGCATA from Solitalea canadensis DSM 3403 encodes:
- a CDS encoding CvfB family protein, with the protein product MEIGKYNELKFIKKSGNGLYFSDGKDEALLPYIDVPAGIQENDVLNLFVFLDNEDKPRATTQKPFACVDEFATLTVVSENDRGSYLDWGISKDLFVPLREQKTPMEIGEQYLVYISLDRVNGRIIGSTKLVNFIEISDYDVKQGDEVELIIADRSDLGYNAIINKKYMGLIYYNEVFESLQPGDVRKGFIKQIRDDDKIDLSLQAIGYKQILDFKDTLLAELKKNKGVLSLGDKSTPDEIMDQLKVSKKVFKKTIGALYKERLIDIADNEIKMVNAEHGD